In a genomic window of Sarcophilus harrisii chromosome 4, mSarHar1.11, whole genome shotgun sequence:
- the YWHAE gene encoding 14-3-3 protein epsilon isoform X2, whose product MDDREDLVYQAKLAEQAERYDEMVESMKKVAGMDVELTVEERNLLSVAYKNVIGARRASWRIISSIEQKEENKGGEEKLKMIREYRQMVETELKLICCDILDVLDKHLIPAANTGESKVFYYKMKGDYHRYLAEFATGNDRKEAAENSLVAYKAASDIAMTELPPTHPIRLGLALNFSVFYYEILNSPDRACRLAKAAFDDAIAELDTLSEESYKDSTLIMQLLRDNLTLWTSDMQGDGEEQNKEALQDVEDENQ is encoded by the exons AAATGGTGGAATCAATGAAGAAAGTAGCAGGAATGGATGTGGAGTTGACAGTTGAAGAAAGAAACCTACTGTCAGTTGCATATAAAAATGTGATTGGAGCCAGAAGAGCGTCCTGGCGGATAATCAGCAGCAttgaacagaaagaagaaaacaagggaggTGAAGAAAAGCTAAAAATGATTCGGGAATATCGGCAAATG GTTGAGACTGAACTAAAATTAATCTGTTGTGACATTCTGGACGTACTGGACAAACACCTCATTCCAGCAGCAAACACTGGCGAGTCCAAGGTTTTCTATTATAAAAT GAAAGGGGACTACCACAGGTATCTGGCTGAATTTGCCACAGGAAATGACAGGAAGGAGGCTGCAGAGAATAGCCTGGTGGCTTATAAAGCTGCTAGTGATATCGCAATGACAGAACTTCCGCCAACGCATCCTATCCGTTTAGGTCTTGCTCTCAACTTTTCCGTATTCTACTATGAAATTCTCAATTCCCCTGACCGTGCCTGCAG GTTGGCAAAAGCAGCTTTTGATGATGCAATTGCAGAACTGGATACGCTGAGTGAAGAAAGCTATAAGGACTCGACACTTATCATGCAGTTGTTACGTGATAACCTGACACTATGGACTTCAGATATGCAGGGTGATG gtgaagaacaGAATAAAGAAGCGCTGCAGGATGTGGAAGATGAAAACCAGTGA
- the YWHAE gene encoding 14-3-3 protein epsilon isoform X1 — translation MDDREDLVYQAKLAEQAERYDEMVESMKKVAGMDVELTVEERNLLSVAYKNVIGARRASWRIISSIEQKEENKGGEEKLKMIREYRQMVETELKLICCDILDVLDKHLIPAANTGESKVFYYKMKGDYHRYLAEFATGNDRKEAAENSLVAYKAASDIAMTELPPTHPIRLGLALNFSVFYYEILNSPDRACRLAKAAFDDAIAELDTLSEESYKDSTLIMQLLRDNLTLWTSDMQGDDS, via the exons AAATGGTGGAATCAATGAAGAAAGTAGCAGGAATGGATGTGGAGTTGACAGTTGAAGAAAGAAACCTACTGTCAGTTGCATATAAAAATGTGATTGGAGCCAGAAGAGCGTCCTGGCGGATAATCAGCAGCAttgaacagaaagaagaaaacaagggaggTGAAGAAAAGCTAAAAATGATTCGGGAATATCGGCAAATG GTTGAGACTGAACTAAAATTAATCTGTTGTGACATTCTGGACGTACTGGACAAACACCTCATTCCAGCAGCAAACACTGGCGAGTCCAAGGTTTTCTATTATAAAAT GAAAGGGGACTACCACAGGTATCTGGCTGAATTTGCCACAGGAAATGACAGGAAGGAGGCTGCAGAGAATAGCCTGGTGGCTTATAAAGCTGCTAGTGATATCGCAATGACAGAACTTCCGCCAACGCATCCTATCCGTTTAGGTCTTGCTCTCAACTTTTCCGTATTCTACTATGAAATTCTCAATTCCCCTGACCGTGCCTGCAG GTTGGCAAAAGCAGCTTTTGATGATGCAATTGCAGAACTGGATACGCTGAGTGAAGAAAGCTATAAGGACTCGACACTTATCATGCAGTTGTTACGTGATAACCTGACACTATGGACTTCAGATATGCAGGGTGATG ATTCCTAA